From Cellulomonas oligotrophica, a single genomic window includes:
- the acs gene encoding acetate--CoA ligase → MTTLTALQTETRAYPPPPAFAAQANVGPDAWAAADADPVAFWEDAARRLQWDTPWTVAHEWEPPVPVAGGAPDELTVPQARWFVGGRLNVAVNCVDRHVAAGRGDKVALHVEGERGDRRSITYAQLQREVAQAAHALTELGVGPGDRVVVYLPVIAETVVVTLAIARIGAVHSLVFGGFSAEAVRFRVQDTRAKLLVTSDGQVRRGQDVEVKSAADEAVAGLDHVEHVLVVRRTGQDVPWTPGRDVWWDDVVARQPDVHEPQAFDAEHPLFVIYTSGTTGKPKGLVHTSGGYLTHAAWSHWAVFDAKDDDVHWCTADLAWVTAHTYEIYGPLANGLTQVIYEGTPDAPHRERHLEVIERYGVTTYYTAPTLIRTFMTWFGTELPGGHDLSSIRLLGTVGEAINPEAWVWFRRTFGRDEVPVVDTWWQSETGAAMIAPLPGATTLKPGSATRPLPGVAAKVVGEDGAEVAPGQGGFLVVERPWPGMARTVWGDPQRYLDAYWRRFAGHGEHGGYFLAGDGASYDDDKDVWLLGRIDDVINVSGHRLSTIEVESALVAHPAVGEAGVAGVADPVTGQAVAAFVVPSVVPGPVEDVAAWLAAGAALREELRAHVAHAIGPVAKPRHVLLVPEVPKTRSGKIMRRLLTQLVEGTTLGDTTSLQNPWAVEQVGALVAAAGLSAPSTTSR, encoded by the coding sequence ATGACCACCCTGACGGCCCTGCAGACCGAGACCCGCGCGTACCCGCCACCGCCCGCGTTCGCCGCGCAGGCCAACGTCGGTCCCGACGCGTGGGCCGCGGCCGACGCCGACCCCGTCGCGTTCTGGGAGGACGCCGCGCGACGCCTGCAGTGGGACACGCCCTGGACCGTCGCGCACGAGTGGGAGCCGCCGGTGCCCGTGGCCGGCGGCGCGCCCGACGAGCTGACCGTGCCGCAGGCCCGCTGGTTCGTCGGCGGGCGCCTCAACGTGGCCGTCAACTGCGTCGACCGGCACGTGGCGGCCGGTCGCGGCGACAAGGTCGCGCTGCACGTCGAGGGCGAGCGCGGCGACCGCCGCTCGATCACCTACGCCCAGCTGCAGCGCGAGGTCGCGCAGGCCGCGCACGCGCTCACCGAGCTCGGTGTCGGCCCCGGCGACCGCGTCGTGGTGTACCTGCCGGTGATCGCCGAGACCGTCGTCGTGACCCTCGCGATCGCGCGGATCGGCGCCGTGCACTCCCTCGTGTTCGGCGGGTTCTCCGCCGAGGCCGTGCGGTTCCGCGTCCAGGACACCCGGGCCAAGCTGCTCGTCACGAGCGACGGGCAGGTCCGCCGCGGGCAGGACGTCGAGGTCAAGTCCGCCGCCGACGAGGCCGTCGCAGGCCTCGACCACGTCGAGCACGTGCTCGTCGTGCGCCGCACCGGCCAGGACGTGCCCTGGACGCCCGGGCGCGACGTCTGGTGGGACGACGTCGTGGCCCGCCAGCCCGACGTGCACGAGCCGCAGGCGTTCGACGCCGAGCACCCGCTCTTCGTCATCTACACCTCCGGCACCACCGGCAAGCCCAAGGGCCTGGTGCACACCTCGGGCGGGTACCTCACGCACGCCGCCTGGTCGCACTGGGCGGTGTTCGACGCCAAGGACGACGACGTGCACTGGTGCACCGCCGACCTCGCGTGGGTCACCGCGCACACCTACGAGATCTACGGGCCGCTGGCCAACGGCCTCACGCAGGTGATCTACGAGGGCACGCCCGACGCCCCGCACCGCGAGCGCCACCTGGAGGTCATCGAGCGGTACGGCGTGACGACGTACTACACGGCGCCGACGCTGATCCGCACGTTCATGACGTGGTTCGGGACGGAGCTGCCCGGCGGGCACGACCTGTCGAGCATCCGCCTGCTCGGGACCGTCGGGGAGGCCATCAACCCCGAGGCGTGGGTGTGGTTCCGGCGCACGTTCGGGCGCGACGAGGTGCCCGTGGTCGACACCTGGTGGCAGTCGGAGACGGGTGCGGCGATGATCGCGCCGCTGCCCGGCGCGACCACGCTCAAGCCGGGCTCGGCGACCCGCCCGCTGCCGGGCGTCGCGGCGAAGGTCGTCGGCGAGGACGGTGCCGAGGTGGCGCCCGGGCAGGGCGGGTTCCTCGTCGTCGAGCGCCCCTGGCCGGGCATGGCGCGCACGGTGTGGGGCGACCCGCAGCGGTACCTCGACGCGTACTGGCGCAGGTTCGCCGGGCACGGGGAGCACGGCGGGTACTTCCTCGCCGGCGACGGTGCGTCGTACGACGACGACAAGGACGTGTGGCTGCTGGGGCGGATCGACGACGTCATCAACGTCTCGGGGCACCGGCTGTCGACGATCGAGGTGGAGTCGGCGCTCGTCGCGCACCCGGCGGTCGGCGAGGCCGGTGTCGCGGGCGTCGCGGACCCGGTGACCGGGCAGGCCGTCGCGGCGTTCGTCGTGCCGTCCGTCGTACCGGGGCCCGTGGAGGACGTCGCGGCGTGGCTCGCGGCGGGCGCGGCGCTGCGCGAGGAGCTGCGCGCGCACGTGGCGCACGCGATCGGGCCCGTCGCGAAGCCGCGGCACGTGCTGCTGGTCCCGGAGGTGCCCAAGACCCGGTCGGGCAAGATCATGCGGCGGCTGCTCACGCAGCTCGTCGAGGGCACGACGCTGGGCGACACGACGTCGCTGCAGAACCCGTGGGCCGTCGAGCAGGTGGGGGCGCTCGTCGCGGCCGCCGGCCTCAGCGCCCCGTCGACCACGTCCCGCTGA
- a CDS encoding ABC transporter permease has protein sequence MTPPPVLGSPGTGPVVDSDGRPARGLNPFDSGPRRPAAPTGGGRGGAPFWSRRVVRTVGGAVVPLLVLAVWWWTTSSGQVPAYRVPSPTAVWLAGVDLLERGELGTHIAISVQRVLLGFAIGGCVALVLGALVGLSRAGDVLLSPTLAAVRAVPSLAWVPLLILWMKIGEDSKITLVAIGAFFPLFTTLAAALRHVDPHLVEAGRAFGLRGVRLLTTVQLPAVLPSLMSGLRLALAQAWLFLVAAELIASSMGLGFLLNDSANNGRVDRIFLAIVLLALLGKLSDSIVALAERALLRRYA, from the coding sequence ATGACCCCGCCACCCGTCCTGGGCAGCCCGGGCACCGGCCCCGTCGTCGACAGCGACGGACGGCCCGCACGCGGGCTGAACCCGTTCGACAGCGGTCCACGCCGACCCGCCGCCCCGACGGGTGGCGGCCGCGGCGGCGCGCCGTTCTGGTCGCGCCGGGTCGTGCGGACCGTCGGCGGCGCCGTCGTGCCGCTCCTCGTGCTCGCGGTGTGGTGGTGGACGACCTCGTCCGGCCAGGTTCCCGCGTACCGCGTGCCGTCCCCGACAGCGGTCTGGCTCGCCGGTGTCGACCTGCTCGAGCGGGGCGAGCTGGGCACGCACATCGCGATCTCGGTGCAGCGGGTGCTGCTCGGCTTCGCGATCGGCGGCTGCGTGGCCCTCGTGCTCGGGGCGCTCGTCGGGCTTTCGCGAGCCGGTGACGTGCTGCTGTCCCCCACGCTGGCGGCGGTGCGCGCCGTGCCGTCGCTGGCGTGGGTGCCGCTGCTGATCCTGTGGATGAAGATCGGCGAGGACTCCAAGATCACGCTCGTCGCGATCGGTGCGTTCTTCCCGCTGTTCACCACGCTGGCCGCCGCGCTGCGGCACGTCGACCCGCACCTGGTGGAGGCCGGGCGCGCGTTCGGCCTGCGCGGGGTGCGGCTGCTGACGACCGTGCAGCTGCCGGCCGTGCTGCCCTCGCTCATGTCGGGGCTGCGGCTGGCGCTCGCCCAGGCGTGGCTGTTCCTCGTGGCCGCCGAGCTCATCGCCTCGTCGATGGGCCTGGGGTTCCTGCTCAACGACTCGGCGAACAACGGCCGCGTGGACCGGATCTTCCTCGCCATCGTGCTGCTGGCCCTGCTCGGCAAGCTGTCCGACTCGATCGTGGCGCTCGCCGAGCGTGCGTTGCTGCGGAGGTACGCATGA
- a CDS encoding aliphatic sulfonate ABC transporter substrate-binding protein, producing MTLRTAAPSTALALATALVLTGCVAGEDAAAEPAATGGTWSTDTLEIDFATYNPLSLVIKEQGWLEETLGDDVTVTWVQSAGSNKANEALRAGAIDVGSTAGSAALLARSNGSPIRTIDIYSQPEWAAIVVPEGSDVTSVEDLAGRSVAATKGTDPYFFLLQALDEAGVPLDEVEVQNLQHADGRTALEQGSVDAWAGLDPIMAASQAESGTELLYRNIDFTTYGFLNATEEFLEASPDVAQVVVDAYEKARAYAQENPQEVVDILAEVAAIDPAVAETVIVERTNLDVDPVPGDDQRAVLEVVGPIFVESGDVSDQAAIDDALGTLFEPTFAEAADPSRVAG from the coding sequence ACCGCCCTGGCCCTCGCCACCGCCCTGGTGCTCACCGGCTGCGTCGCCGGTGAGGACGCCGCCGCCGAGCCCGCCGCCACGGGCGGGACGTGGAGCACGGACACCCTCGAGATCGACTTCGCCACGTACAACCCGCTCAGCCTCGTCATCAAGGAGCAGGGCTGGCTCGAGGAGACGCTCGGCGACGACGTCACCGTCACGTGGGTGCAGTCGGCCGGGTCGAACAAGGCCAACGAGGCGCTGCGCGCCGGCGCGATCGACGTCGGGTCGACCGCCGGCTCGGCGGCGCTGCTCGCCCGGTCCAACGGCTCGCCGATCCGCACGATCGACATCTACTCCCAGCCCGAGTGGGCGGCGATCGTCGTGCCCGAGGGCTCGGACGTGACGTCGGTGGAGGACCTTGCGGGCCGGTCGGTCGCCGCGACCAAGGGCACCGACCCGTACTTCTTCCTGCTGCAGGCGCTCGACGAGGCCGGCGTCCCGCTCGACGAGGTCGAGGTGCAGAACCTCCAGCACGCCGACGGGCGCACCGCCCTCGAGCAGGGCTCGGTCGACGCGTGGGCGGGCCTCGACCCGATCATGGCCGCCAGCCAGGCGGAGTCCGGCACCGAGCTGCTCTACCGGAACATCGACTTCACCACCTACGGGTTCCTCAACGCCACCGAGGAGTTCCTCGAGGCCAGCCCCGACGTCGCGCAGGTCGTCGTCGACGCGTACGAGAAGGCCCGTGCCTACGCGCAGGAGAACCCGCAGGAGGTCGTCGACATCCTCGCCGAGGTCGCCGCGATCGACCCCGCCGTCGCCGAGACCGTGATCGTCGAGCGCACCAACCTCGACGTCGACCCCGTGCCGGGCGACGACCAGCGGGCGGTGCTCGAGGTCGTCGGGCCGATCTTCGTCGAGTCCGGCGACGTGTCCGACCAGGCCGCGATCGACGACGCCCTCGGCACGCTGTTCGAGCCGACGTTCGCCGAGGCCGCCGACCCGTCGCGCGTGGCGGGCTGA